In Triticum aestivum cultivar Chinese Spring chromosome 5B, IWGSC CS RefSeq v2.1, whole genome shotgun sequence, the following proteins share a genomic window:
- the LOC123112605 gene encoding uncharacterized protein, with translation MNARQVLTRTTLKNHRKGVLCIVIHKKDDSRKKKKKEEETLAASGFIVRAARGNRRALVMTCNHVAAYFVPPGDKLGIRAPGLDQELECEILYQDTNKDLAIIAVFGMPENYPALIFSSETTLTIGTDAVLVAYYTPDKLEETNNPIPIEPGACPGSIVGPKIRETKEMDWKERMRHDCKSMSGCSGGPVIANGRVVGVQQDGDVQQGYAANFVTVEAVVREWAGLEDGQAADSTLEDLFELLRD, from the exons ATGAACGCTCGTCAGGTCTTGACTCGAACCACACTTAAGAATCACAGAAAGGGTGTTCTATGCATAGTGATACATAAGAAGGATGAttcccgcaaaaagaagaagaaggaggaggagacatTAGCCGCCAGCGGTTTCATCGTTAGGGCTGCTCGAGGGAACAGAAGAGCTCTTGTGATGACATGTAATCATGTCGCTGCATATTTTGTCCCTCCTGGGGACAAGCTAGGCATTAGAGCACCTGGGTTAGACCAGGAGCTCGAGTGTGAAATACTCTACCAGGATACCAACAAAGACCTAGCGATTATCGCTGTGTTTGGAATGCCTGAGAATTATCCGGCTTTGATATTTTCCAGTGAGACAACTTTAACGATTGGAACAGATGCCGTGTTAGTGGCATACTACACTCCCGATAAGTTGGAGGAGACTAACAATCCTATTCCCATTGAACCCGGAGCATGTCCTGGAAGCATTGT TGGACCAAAAATCAGGGAAACAAAAGAAATGGACTGGAAGGAAAGGATGAGGCATGATTGCAAATCAATGAGTGGATGCTCAGGAGGACCAGTTATTGCAAATGGTCGTGTCGTGGGAGTGCAACAAGATGGTGACGTGCAGCAGGGGTACGCAGCTAATTTTGTAACAGTGGAGGCTGTTGTGAGAGAATGGGCTGGCTTGGAAGATGGACAGGCTGCT GATAGTACCCTAGAGGACCTGTTCGAGTTGCTGCGCGACTGA